In the genome of Myxococcus stipitatus, one region contains:
- a CDS encoding UbiA family prenyltransferase translates to MRPESSLSASPADVALAVDLDGTLVRTDTLHENLLVLFKRAPWLLLLLPLWVLKGKAYFKSEVARRAALDARHLPYNEELLAFLQEEKARGRKLVLATAADQRIADAVAAHLGLFSEVHASNGTENLSGSRKLAKLKAALGTFDYAGNDSVDLPLWRESREVLVVNAPSGVLKQAQGLGRPVARVFEKPSRSPRVWVKALRVHQWAKNALVFVPMLAAHKAASADLLTQAALGFLAFSLCASSVYVLNDLLDLEADRRHPSKKKRPFAACTLPVSVGVVLAPLLLIAGAAVCLLLPPAFGALLAAYYALTLAYSLRLKQVVMLDVLVLAGLYTVRIFGGSLAVGVPTSSWLLMFSMFLFLSLALVKRLSEVRRLRQSNETSAHGRGYLSQDYEQLASLGAAAGQVSVLVLALYISSKEVTAYYDHPERLWLLCPVMLYWVGRVWVLAHRGEVNEDPLVFALKDRVSYAVGAVAALVLWAAT, encoded by the coding sequence ATGCGTCCAGAATCCTCTCTTTCCGCAAGCCCGGCTGACGTGGCGCTCGCCGTCGACCTCGATGGCACCCTGGTGCGCACCGACACGCTGCACGAGAACCTGCTCGTCCTCTTCAAGCGAGCCCCCTGGCTGCTGCTCCTGCTGCCGCTGTGGGTGCTCAAGGGCAAGGCGTACTTCAAGTCGGAAGTCGCCCGGCGCGCGGCGCTGGACGCCCGGCACCTGCCGTACAACGAAGAGCTGCTCGCGTTCCTCCAGGAGGAGAAGGCGCGAGGCCGCAAGCTGGTGCTGGCCACGGCGGCGGACCAGCGCATCGCGGACGCGGTGGCCGCGCACCTGGGCCTCTTCTCGGAGGTCCACGCGAGCAACGGCACGGAGAACCTGTCGGGCTCGCGCAAGCTGGCGAAGCTGAAGGCCGCGCTGGGCACGTTCGACTACGCGGGCAATGACTCGGTGGACCTGCCGCTGTGGCGCGAGTCGCGCGAGGTCCTCGTGGTCAACGCCCCCTCGGGCGTGCTCAAGCAGGCCCAGGGCCTGGGGCGCCCCGTCGCCCGCGTGTTCGAGAAGCCCTCGCGGAGCCCGCGCGTCTGGGTGAAGGCCCTGCGCGTGCACCAGTGGGCGAAGAACGCGCTCGTCTTCGTGCCGATGCTGGCCGCGCACAAGGCGGCCTCCGCGGACCTGCTCACCCAGGCGGCGCTGGGCTTCCTGGCGTTCAGCCTGTGCGCCTCCAGCGTGTACGTGCTCAACGACCTGCTGGACCTGGAAGCGGACCGGCGCCACCCGTCGAAGAAGAAGCGCCCGTTCGCGGCGTGCACGCTGCCGGTGAGCGTGGGCGTGGTGCTGGCGCCGCTGCTGCTCATCGCGGGCGCGGCGGTGTGCCTGCTCCTGCCCCCGGCCTTCGGGGCGCTGTTGGCCGCGTACTACGCGCTGACGCTCGCGTACTCGCTGCGGCTCAAGCAGGTGGTGATGCTGGACGTGCTGGTGCTGGCGGGCCTGTACACGGTGCGCATCTTCGGCGGCTCGCTGGCGGTGGGCGTGCCCACGTCGAGCTGGCTGCTCATGTTCAGCATGTTCCTGTTCCTCTCGCTCGCGCTGGTGAAGCGGCTGAGCGAGGTGCGCCGGCTGCGCCAGTCCAACGAGACGTCCGCGCACGGGCGCGGCTACCTGTCTCAGGACTACGAGCAGCTCGCGAGCCTGGGCGCCGCGGCCGGACAGGTGTCCGTGCTGGTGCTGGCGCTCTACATCTCCTCCAAGGAGGTGACGGCGTACTACGACCACCCCGAGCGGCTCTGGCTGTTGTGCCCGGTGATGCTCTACTGGGTGGGGCGCGTCTGGGTGCTGGCCCACCGGGGCGAGGTGAATGAGGATCCGCTCGTGTTCGCGCTCAAGGACCGGGTGAGCTACGCGGTGGGGGCCGTCGCGGCGCTGGTGTTGTGGGCGGCCACATGA
- a CDS encoding DUF4438 domain-containing protein, translating to MDLDFEQQPVAEAGARPRGTPRTNVDRLVAVAVAGQVAHPIIRANPYRMGRDGVPRLLPGSGGIVLNRRVGDPAVGLAGDHVEAGVSLHNNGREVVGPPDGPNRALMFYSCVGNRARVLNGAAVGSVGTVVGKHGGINHVIVDFPPRVKRRLAIGDRIQIEAHGQGLTLPGHPSLSALNLSPRLLRRWGVRTEGKRLHVPITHFVPARIMGSGFGRSEGVLGDLDIQLSDARVRRRYRLESLRLGDLVAICSLDYRFGPSARPGAVTVGVVVHSDSHIAGHGPGVTPLLMGPVASFHLVREPRANLAWVLGLRLRPGV from the coding sequence ATGGACCTCGACTTCGAGCAGCAGCCCGTCGCCGAAGCGGGAGCAAGGCCGCGAGGCACTCCACGCACCAACGTGGACAGGCTCGTCGCGGTGGCGGTCGCGGGCCAGGTGGCCCACCCCATCATCCGAGCCAATCCCTATCGCATGGGCCGCGACGGCGTGCCTCGGCTCCTGCCGGGCAGTGGAGGCATCGTCCTCAACCGCCGGGTGGGTGACCCGGCCGTGGGGCTCGCGGGAGACCACGTGGAGGCGGGCGTCTCGCTCCACAACAACGGGCGCGAGGTGGTGGGTCCGCCGGATGGGCCCAACCGGGCGCTGATGTTCTACTCCTGCGTGGGCAACCGGGCGCGCGTCCTCAATGGCGCGGCGGTGGGCTCGGTGGGCACCGTGGTGGGGAAACACGGCGGCATCAACCACGTCATCGTGGACTTCCCGCCTCGGGTGAAGCGGCGGCTGGCCATCGGCGACAGGATTCAGATTGAAGCGCACGGGCAAGGCCTGACGCTGCCCGGCCATCCCTCCCTGAGCGCGCTCAACCTCTCTCCAAGACTCCTGCGACGCTGGGGCGTGAGGACCGAGGGAAAGCGGCTGCACGTCCCCATCACCCACTTCGTCCCCGCGCGCATCATGGGCTCCGGCTTCGGGCGCTCCGAGGGCGTGCTGGGAGACCTGGACATCCAGCTGTCGGATGCGCGCGTGCGCCGCCGCTATCGCTTGGAGTCCCTGCGGTTGGGAGACCTCGTGGCCATCTGCTCGCTGGACTACCGCTTCGGCCCCTCCGCGCGCCCCGGCGCGGTGACGGTCGGCGTGGTGGTGCACTCGGACAGCCACATCGCCGGGCACGGGCCGGGCGTGACACCGCTGCTGATGGGGCCCGTCGCGAGCTTCCACCTCGTCCGCGAGCCCCGCGCGAACCTCGCGTGGGTGCTGGGACTGAGGCTTCGCCCCGGCGTCTGA
- the dbpA gene encoding ATP-dependent RNA helicase DbpA, with protein sequence MDFAALSLTPPLLQVLGELGFQTATPIQAQSIPVLLEGKDLVGQARTGSGKTAAFALPLLRKVQLQDRRVQSLVLCPTRELCAQVAGEIRKLGRRMPGLQVLVLAGGQPIRPQLDALEKGAHIAVGTPGRVMDVLGRDALETKRLATVVLDEADRMLDMGFREDMEHILGALPPRRQTVLFSATFPPDIAALSRTFQKDPVRVKVEDTEAAPPIRQVRYDAAPEDKPAVLLKVLRHHLPASAIVFCNHKATVQELTKSLADGGVSVDGLQGDLEQFERDRVMAKFRNLSTRVLVATDVAGRGIDVEALDAVINFDMPFQPEPYVHRIGRTGRAGRTGLAISLVTPRDERKVEEIEQALGVKLEAGDAAALEATAAKAGALGSEWETLYISAGRKDKMRPGDILGALTGEAGGFAATDVGKIEIQDHISYVAVARRVVRVAFQRLSEGRIKGRKHKIERVR encoded by the coding sequence ATGGATTTCGCCGCGCTCTCACTGACTCCTCCGTTGCTCCAGGTCCTGGGGGAGCTGGGCTTCCAGACGGCCACGCCCATCCAGGCGCAGAGCATCCCCGTCCTCCTGGAGGGCAAGGACCTGGTCGGCCAGGCGCGCACCGGCAGCGGCAAGACGGCCGCGTTCGCGCTGCCCCTGCTGCGCAAGGTCCAGCTCCAGGACCGGCGCGTCCAGTCCCTGGTGCTGTGCCCCACGCGCGAGCTGTGCGCGCAGGTCGCCGGAGAGATTCGCAAGCTGGGCCGGCGCATGCCGGGGCTCCAGGTGCTGGTGCTCGCGGGAGGCCAGCCCATCCGTCCGCAGCTCGATGCGCTGGAGAAGGGCGCGCACATCGCGGTGGGGACGCCGGGCCGGGTGATGGACGTGCTGGGGCGCGACGCGCTGGAGACGAAGCGGCTGGCCACGGTGGTGCTGGACGAGGCGGACCGGATGCTCGACATGGGCTTCCGCGAGGACATGGAGCACATCCTGGGGGCGCTGCCGCCGCGCCGGCAGACGGTGCTCTTCTCCGCGACCTTCCCGCCGGACATCGCGGCCCTGAGCCGCACGTTCCAGAAGGACCCGGTGCGCGTGAAGGTGGAGGACACCGAGGCCGCGCCGCCCATCCGCCAGGTCCGCTACGACGCCGCGCCCGAGGACAAGCCCGCGGTGCTGCTCAAGGTCCTCCGCCACCACCTGCCCGCCTCCGCCATCGTCTTCTGCAATCACAAGGCAACAGTGCAGGAGTTGACGAAGTCGCTCGCGGACGGCGGCGTCAGCGTGGACGGACTCCAGGGCGACCTGGAGCAGTTCGAGCGGGACCGCGTCATGGCGAAGTTCCGCAACCTCAGCACCCGCGTGCTCGTGGCCACGGACGTGGCGGGACGAGGCATCGACGTGGAGGCGCTCGACGCCGTCATCAACTTCGACATGCCCTTCCAGCCGGAGCCCTATGTGCATCGCATCGGGCGCACGGGACGCGCGGGGCGCACGGGCCTGGCCATCTCCCTGGTGACGCCGCGCGATGAGCGCAAGGTGGAGGAGATTGAGCAGGCGCTCGGCGTGAAGCTGGAGGCGGGCGACGCGGCGGCGCTGGAGGCGACGGCCGCGAAGGCCGGTGCGCTCGGCTCCGAGTGGGAGACGCTCTACATCTCCGCGGGTCGCAAGGACAAGATGCGGCCTGGCGACATCCTCGGCGCGCTGACGGGCGAGGCGGGAGGCTTCGCCGCGACGGACGTGGGCAAGATTGAAATCCAGGACCACATCTCCTACGTCGCCGTCGCGCGGCGCGTGGTGCGCGTGGCCTTCCAGCGCTTGAGTGAGGGCCGCATCAAGGGGCGCAAGCACAAGATAGAGCGGGTGCGGTAA
- the nagZ gene encoding beta-N-acetylhexosaminidase, translating to MVGFPGTRIDADFAALMDDGIYGAILFKRNVGTAQETAALCREVKARAGRPFILSVDQEGGRVARLRGAPFTTLPSMRELGQRGDAQQLERVGRLLAHELRAVGFDWDFAPVLDVDTNPANPVIGDRSPSREAHEVARLGVALARGLEAGGVASCGKHFPGHGDTTTDSHLTLPRLTHDLERLRQVELVPFRAFAQARLASVMTAHVMFDALDKDVPATMSERVLARVLREELGFDGVLVSDDLEMKAIADHYTVEEAAVRGTMAGVDLFLVCHHADVQRRAIEAVVKAVESGRIPYERIQEAHRRLDVLSARFAHPAEDRLATLGSAEHQELAQGLDSAFVGKDPTEVMVAVR from the coding sequence ATGGTGGGCTTCCCTGGGACTCGCATCGACGCCGACTTCGCGGCGCTGATGGATGACGGCATCTATGGCGCCATCCTCTTCAAGCGCAACGTGGGGACGGCACAGGAGACCGCCGCGCTGTGCCGGGAGGTGAAGGCCCGTGCGGGCCGACCCTTCATCCTCTCGGTGGACCAGGAGGGGGGACGGGTGGCTCGGCTGCGCGGCGCGCCCTTCACCACGCTGCCGTCCATGCGCGAGCTGGGACAGCGGGGTGATGCCCAGCAGCTGGAGCGCGTGGGCCGGCTCCTCGCGCACGAACTGCGCGCGGTGGGCTTCGATTGGGACTTCGCGCCGGTGCTGGATGTGGACACCAATCCGGCCAACCCGGTGATTGGAGACCGGAGCCCCAGCCGCGAGGCGCACGAGGTGGCGCGGCTGGGTGTGGCGCTCGCGCGAGGACTGGAGGCGGGTGGGGTTGCCTCCTGCGGCAAGCACTTCCCGGGGCATGGGGATACGACGACGGACAGCCACCTGACGCTGCCTCGGCTGACGCATGACCTGGAGCGGCTGCGGCAGGTGGAGCTCGTGCCGTTCCGGGCGTTCGCCCAGGCGCGGCTGGCGTCGGTGATGACGGCGCACGTGATGTTCGACGCGCTGGACAAGGACGTGCCCGCGACGATGAGCGAGCGCGTGCTGGCGCGGGTGCTGCGCGAGGAGCTGGGGTTCGACGGCGTGCTGGTGAGCGATGACCTGGAGATGAAGGCCATCGCGGACCACTACACGGTGGAGGAGGCGGCGGTGCGCGGCACGATGGCGGGCGTGGACCTGTTCCTCGTGTGCCACCACGCGGACGTGCAGCGTCGCGCCATCGAGGCGGTGGTGAAGGCGGTGGAGTCCGGCCGCATCCCGTACGAGCGCATCCAGGAGGCACACCGCAGGCTCGATGTGCTCTCGGCGCGCTTCGCGCATCCCGCGGAAGACCGCCTCGCGACGCTGGGCAGCGCGGAGCACCAGGAGCTCGCCCAGGGGCTCGACAGCGCGTTCGTCGGCAAGGACCCGACCGAGGTCATGGTCGCGGTCCGCTGA
- a CDS encoding helix-turn-helix transcriptional regulator gives MSRPLPPGSHVLLVLPTPSLDGVAGPSAELILDGRRYQLVPVPSDGEVPPPVPAPPKEELPASFTGNGLLTTRELQVVALVAAGRVNKEIATELSISSWTVSAHLRRIFAKLGVDTRAAMVSRCFGASAD, from the coding sequence ATGTCACGACCGCTGCCTCCTGGAAGCCATGTGCTGCTCGTCCTGCCGACGCCCTCGCTCGATGGGGTGGCGGGCCCTTCCGCCGAGCTCATCCTCGACGGCCGCCGCTATCAGCTGGTGCCCGTGCCGTCGGACGGTGAGGTGCCGCCTCCCGTTCCCGCGCCTCCGAAGGAGGAGCTCCCCGCGTCCTTCACGGGCAACGGGCTGCTCACCACGCGCGAGCTGCAGGTGGTGGCGCTGGTGGCCGCGGGCCGGGTGAACAAGGAGATCGCCACCGAGCTGTCCATCAGCTCGTGGACCGTCTCCGCGCACCTGCGGCGCATCTTCGCCAAGCTGGGCGTGGACACGCGCGCGGCGATGGTGTCGCGCTGCTTCGGGGCCTCGGCGGACTGA
- a CDS encoding response regulator, translating to MAAPRILVVDDNPELLSLLTQLFEDAGYEVVGASRGRQAIEVARAQPPGAAVLDILLPDMMGYHLADALRKDNPQLPLLFITGVFKGGKHALEARQKYQSAGYFEKPFEAQKLLEAVTKVLPPEKKAPPPGSLQDAFEVELDIDVEEEGPQDVMELTGRIKVTGGGNITAEIRGANLTASPMQKVPATQVRPPTPGRPPDPPPVGSGPPGSRRGELKDNLPALLTAYYLSRETGELGVQKGKVKKVVYFEKGMPVFALSNLLADRFGQFLVRVGKIKPEQLQDASAVAGQTNRRTGDVLVERGLLKDTERLYYVGQQVKAVIYSLFAWDEGTYLMSFREKASSESIKLDVHPANLIVRGIKKLYKPERLRRLLQPEDRLIPAVAPAYQLNEVELERWEAELLPKIDGNRTVAELLAFANRPEHVVYGFLVAMMSLGILDKRS from the coding sequence ATGGCCGCCCCTAGAATTCTCGTCGTCGATGACAACCCGGAGCTCCTCTCCCTCCTCACGCAGCTGTTCGAGGACGCGGGCTACGAGGTGGTCGGCGCCAGCCGCGGAAGGCAGGCCATCGAGGTGGCTCGGGCCCAGCCTCCCGGCGCGGCTGTCTTGGATATCCTGCTGCCGGACATGATGGGCTACCACCTGGCGGATGCGCTGCGGAAGGACAACCCGCAGCTGCCGCTGCTGTTCATCACGGGTGTCTTCAAGGGCGGCAAGCACGCGCTGGAGGCCCGGCAGAAGTACCAGTCCGCGGGCTACTTCGAAAAACCCTTCGAGGCGCAGAAGCTGCTGGAGGCGGTCACCAAGGTCCTGCCTCCGGAGAAGAAGGCCCCGCCGCCCGGCTCGCTCCAGGACGCGTTCGAGGTGGAGCTCGACATCGACGTCGAGGAGGAGGGCCCGCAGGACGTGATGGAGCTGACCGGCCGCATCAAGGTGACCGGCGGCGGCAACATCACCGCGGAGATTCGCGGCGCCAACCTCACCGCCAGCCCCATGCAGAAGGTGCCGGCCACCCAGGTGCGGCCTCCCACGCCGGGCCGTCCGCCGGATCCGCCGCCGGTGGGCTCGGGGCCTCCGGGCAGCCGCCGGGGCGAGCTGAAGGACAACCTCCCCGCGCTGCTCACCGCCTACTACCTGTCTCGCGAGACGGGGGAGCTGGGGGTGCAGAAGGGCAAGGTGAAGAAGGTCGTCTATTTCGAGAAGGGCATGCCGGTGTTCGCCCTGTCGAACCTGCTGGCGGACCGGTTCGGTCAGTTCCTGGTGCGCGTGGGCAAGATAAAGCCCGAGCAGCTCCAGGACGCCTCCGCCGTGGCGGGACAGACGAACCGCCGCACGGGGGACGTGCTGGTGGAGCGCGGACTGCTCAAGGACACCGAGCGGCTCTACTACGTGGGCCAGCAGGTGAAGGCCGTCATCTACTCGCTCTTCGCGTGGGACGAGGGCACGTACCTGATGAGCTTCCGGGAGAAGGCCAGCTCGGAGTCCATCAAGCTGGACGTGCACCCGGCGAACCTCATCGTCCGCGGCATCAAGAAGCTCTACAAGCCGGAGCGCCTGCGTCGGCTGCTGCAGCCCGAGGACCGGCTCATCCCCGCCGTGGCGCCCGCCTACCAGCTCAACGAGGTGGAGCTGGAGCGGTGGGAGGCGGAGCTGCTGCCCAAGATTGACGGCAACCGCACCGTCGCGGAGCTGCTGGCCTTCGCCAACCGCCCCGAGCACGTCGTCTACGGCTTCCTGGTGGCGATGATGTCGCTGGGCATCCTGGACAAGCGTTCGTAG
- a CDS encoding MXAN_6627.5 family MYXO-CTERM protein: MASLRHILRARGLLLLACLALAVPSLALAQQQDGGVIVPLPDASSGEGGSDRDNPEGEDGTGRVHTACRSTRDCSPRFSCEDGTCRYTGVRKAEQVGCVMGAEAALVLVGLAGIALPRRKR; this comes from the coding sequence ATGGCTTCTCTCCGCCACATCCTCCGTGCCCGAGGCCTCCTGCTCCTGGCCTGTCTGGCTCTCGCCGTGCCCTCGCTCGCGCTGGCCCAGCAGCAGGATGGCGGCGTCATCGTCCCCCTGCCGGACGCCTCGTCGGGAGAGGGAGGCTCGGACCGGGACAACCCGGAGGGGGAGGACGGCACGGGGCGGGTGCACACGGCCTGCCGCAGCACCCGTGATTGCTCACCACGCTTCAGTTGCGAGGACGGCACCTGCCGCTACACGGGTGTGCGCAAGGCGGAGCAGGTAGGGTGTGTGATGGGCGCGGAAGCCGCGCTCGTGCTGGTCGGGTTGGCGGGAATCGCCCTGCCCCGCCGCAAACGCTAG
- the bcp gene encoding thioredoxin-dependent thiol peroxidase, giving the protein MPQAGDAAPDFQLQDQDGNTVTLSQFAGKHVVLYFYPKDDTPGCTTEACGFRDEHSALEGAGAVVLGVSADSTASHRKFATKFSLPFPLLADTEHQVCDAYGVWGEKSLYGRKFLGITRATFLIGPDGKVKQAWPKVKVAGHVAEVLAALGVAGSSALDVSASAQESVVSAEEAPVSETPVTPPAVVTKFEPVKRKAAPKKAAPVDEMAAPVDAAPVTKPAPAKKAVSAKKGAAKKAVPAKKAASAKKGAAKKAVPAKKAASAKKGAAKKAASAKKAASAKKGAAKKAAPAKKPAAKKSALTKKGASAKKGAAKKAAPAKKGAAKKKR; this is encoded by the coding sequence ATGCCCCAAGCAGGTGACGCGGCTCCCGACTTCCAGCTTCAGGACCAGGACGGCAACACCGTGACGCTCTCGCAGTTCGCGGGGAAGCACGTCGTCCTCTACTTCTACCCGAAGGACGACACGCCGGGATGCACCACGGAGGCGTGTGGCTTTCGGGATGAGCACTCGGCGCTCGAGGGCGCGGGTGCGGTGGTTCTGGGCGTGTCCGCGGACAGCACGGCGAGCCACCGGAAGTTCGCGACGAAGTTCAGCCTGCCGTTCCCGCTGCTGGCGGACACCGAGCACCAGGTGTGTGATGCCTATGGTGTCTGGGGCGAGAAGTCGCTGTATGGGCGGAAGTTCCTGGGCATCACCCGGGCGACGTTCCTCATCGGGCCGGATGGCAAGGTGAAGCAGGCGTGGCCGAAGGTGAAGGTGGCTGGCCATGTCGCGGAGGTGCTCGCCGCGCTGGGGGTGGCGGGGTCGTCCGCGTTAGACGTGAGCGCTTCGGCGCAGGAGTCGGTGGTGTCGGCGGAGGAGGCTCCGGTCTCCGAGACGCCGGTGACCCCGCCCGCGGTCGTGACGAAGTTCGAGCCCGTGAAGCGCAAGGCGGCGCCGAAGAAGGCGGCTCCCGTCGATGAGATGGCCGCGCCGGTGGATGCGGCTCCGGTGACGAAGCCTGCGCCCGCGAAGAAGGCGGTTTCGGCGAAGAAGGGTGCTGCGAAGAAGGCTGTGCCCGCGAAGAAGGCAGCTTCGGCCAAGAAGGGCGCGGCGAAGAAGGCTGTGCCCGCGAAGAAGGCAGCTTCGGCCAAGAAGGGCGCCGCGAAGAAGGCAGCTTCGGCCAAGAAGGCAGCTTCGGCCAAGAAGGGCGCTGCGAAGAAGGCAGCTCCCGCCAAGAAGCCTGCTGCGAAGAAGTCGGCCCTGACGAAGAAGGGCGCTTCTGCCAAGAAGGGCGCTGCGAAGAAGGCGGCTCCGGCCAAGAAGGGCGCTGCGAAGAAGAAGCGGTAG
- a CDS encoding DUF488 domain-containing protein, with amino-acid sequence MIQIERVYHHLEPGDSEGTRFLVERLWPRGVKKTRLKMEGWLKDVAPSTELRKWYGHDPARWPEFQRRYTRELGAHREALAPLLEAAREGDVTLLYSARDEAHNSAAVLKGYLERSLRSSRRRPTLH; translated from the coding sequence ATGATTCAAATCGAGCGCGTCTATCACCACCTGGAGCCAGGAGACTCGGAGGGCACGCGCTTCCTCGTGGAGCGGCTGTGGCCTCGCGGCGTCAAGAAGACCCGCTTGAAGATGGAGGGCTGGCTCAAGGACGTGGCCCCCAGCACCGAGCTGCGCAAGTGGTACGGCCATGACCCCGCGCGCTGGCCGGAGTTCCAGCGTCGCTACACCCGCGAGCTGGGCGCGCACCGTGAAGCCCTGGCGCCGCTCCTGGAGGCCGCCCGCGAGGGCGATGTGACGCTGCTGTACAGCGCGCGCGACGAAGCGCACAACAGCGCCGCCGTCTTGAAGGGTTACCTGGAGCGAAGCCTGCGCTCGTCCCGTCGCCGTCCCACGCTGCATTGA
- a CDS encoding class I SAM-dependent methyltransferase, whose product MRLGLKADNLLERVADWFNLAPQPLAHAFFGMMASRTLMAGVRLGVYQALADGAATSEALATRLKLSAEGTRSLMEALVACEAVERQRDGRYRLASRSKRWLDPRSPQYVGAFLEFNYAQWDWWTGLEGVVRSGEAVDIHDFAPDDPRWRDYIHAMHQLARLAAPEVAAAIPLPRGARNLLDLGGAHGWYAAELCQRHRGLRATVLDLEGSARVGRDIIASAGLSHLVTHQAGDILTSDLGGIHDGVLLFQVMHHLTPAQNVALLRRIRGALAPKGTLAVLEYLREDVQAPTSSAPLIGLHYFVTSGAAAYTPAEVEGFLDDAGYRIESSRPIRHLPLQTLLIARLD is encoded by the coding sequence ATGAGGCTGGGGCTCAAGGCGGACAACCTGCTGGAGCGCGTCGCGGACTGGTTCAACCTGGCGCCGCAGCCCCTGGCCCATGCCTTCTTCGGGATGATGGCGTCGCGCACGCTGATGGCGGGCGTCCGGCTGGGCGTGTACCAGGCGCTGGCGGATGGGGCGGCCACGTCCGAGGCGCTCGCGACGCGGCTGAAGCTGTCCGCCGAGGGCACGCGCTCGCTGATGGAGGCGCTGGTGGCGTGCGAGGCCGTGGAGCGGCAGCGCGATGGCCGCTACCGGCTGGCCTCCCGCTCGAAGCGGTGGCTGGACCCGCGCTCGCCCCAGTACGTGGGGGCCTTCCTGGAGTTCAACTACGCGCAGTGGGATTGGTGGACGGGGCTGGAGGGCGTGGTGCGCTCCGGCGAGGCCGTGGACATCCACGACTTCGCTCCGGATGACCCGCGCTGGCGCGACTACATCCACGCCATGCACCAGCTCGCCCGGCTGGCGGCCCCGGAGGTCGCCGCGGCCATCCCCCTCCCCCGAGGCGCCCGCAACCTCCTGGACCTGGGCGGCGCGCATGGCTGGTACGCGGCGGAGCTGTGCCAGCGGCACCGGGGGCTGAGGGCCACGGTGCTGGACTTGGAGGGCAGCGCCCGCGTGGGCCGGGACATCATCGCCTCCGCGGGGCTGAGCCACCTCGTCACGCACCAGGCCGGGGACATCCTCACCTCGGACCTGGGGGGCATCCATGACGGGGTGCTGCTGTTCCAGGTGATGCACCACCTGACGCCCGCGCAGAACGTGGCGCTCCTGCGCCGCATCCGGGGCGCGCTGGCCCCCAAGGGGACGCTGGCGGTGCTGGAGTACCTGCGCGAGGACGTCCAGGCCCCCACCAGCTCCGCGCCCCTCATCGGCCTGCACTACTTCGTGACGTCGGGCGCGGCCGCCTACACGCCCGCGGAGGTGGAGGGCTTCCTGGACGACGCCGGCTACCGCATCGAGAGCAGCCGGCCCATCCGCCACCTCCCCCTCCAGACGCTCCTCATCGCCCGGCTCGACTGA